The sequence TCATTTTATAGCTGCATGTCTTATTATTCTTCACGTCTAAGTATGTACATTTGTCATGGCACGCATACTACTTTTGATTCTCATAGTTGGATGGATATAATACTCATAGAAGTATGTTATCATGTGAAATCATATTCTTTAGCAGGATTATAGCTATAAAACTCTGAAAAGTCATGATCTTCTGTGAGTTTTTTCTTGGTGAGTTCATGACACGACGATTTTGTTTGTATacaattctaaaattttattggCATCCCCCCTTGGCGATCTTTGGATGGCTCAAACATTTAGTAGATGTCGAATATTGTCCTCCAGGTTCATGTGAAGGACCTCATTACCCCCTTGAGGCAGCCAAAGAGAAGGAAGCAGCTCAAAGGGCACCAAGCACGCATAGGACGTTAGAATATCATGAAAGTATGGAAGGTAAAATAGTACTAAGGGAGCTGTTTCTGTTTGTTGCAATTAATTTCAATGCTTCTATATCTCTATAGCATACTAGAATCTTACTACTCTTTTTGAACAGAGGAGATGATGCGTGGCTTGCAACAGTTGGGGTGGAAGAAAGTTGATGTTAGTTTTCACTCGGCGTTCTGGCCCTTTTTCGCTCATAGCAATATCTATGTAAGTTTCTAGATTGTAAGTCATATGGTTGTACAGAGAGAAATTCAGCGTAcattttaatgaaattaaaatgcCTGCTGCTGCCTCTAAAAAGGAAGAATCTAGTGACGAGTCAAGTGATGGATCTAGTTCTGAGCATGATAACAGCTCCGCAGAGGAGGACGCTGTTGTTAAGAAAGCACCTGTCGCTGCCtatcaaaagcaagattcaagcgaTGAGTCCAGTTCAGATGATGATGTAAGGGCATATGTTAAAGTAGTATATGCAAATGTTGTCCCTTCACAGCTGAGTTGATGAAATTGGTGCGATATTGATGTATATATTTTGATAACTCTTTGACAGGAACCGGTTGCTGGTCAACCAAAAACGGTGAAAAACACTAGTGATAGCTTTGAAGAAACCAACTCTGATGAAGATAATTCTGATTCTGATTCTGGTGCAGACAAGGTTTGACTACTACATATTTGTCCTCTTACCATCTCATTGAATACATCTTATTAGCTTTTTCAGTATCTTATCTGATTTGTTGCTTGCATTTCCATGTTGTCTGATTATTTTCCATCTTTAGGGAAAGGCTGTTGCTGTATCTAAAAAGAAGGTTGAGTCTAGTGGCGACAACTGTGGTGAAGAGGTAGGCTGGAAAAGTATCCAACTCCTACTTCGATTTTTATGAACTTTGACAAGTCTCCATCTTTtgttttttaattgtatttcatTATGTTTATATTGGCAATAAAATTTTCTTACTATGATCAGCATTTattaaaaaacttgatgaatATCAACCTTTTCGTTTCATTTTAAAATGTAGTGTTCGCAATCTATAGTTGATTGCAAATGTATATTTGTCCCAACACTGCTGGTTTACTTGGTTATAGTGCTGATTTCAACAGTAGTGAAGCCAGTTTTTTCCCAAAGC comes from Capsicum annuum cultivar UCD-10X-F1 chromosome 2, UCD10Xv1.1, whole genome shotgun sequence and encodes:
- the LOC124896263 gene encoding uncharacterized protein LOC124896263, with product MPRKISKALSLAGKQLELEQTNSSCEGPHYPLEAAKEKEAAQRAPSTHRTLEYHESMEEEMMRGLQQLGWKKVDVSFHSAFWPFFAHSNIYEESSDESSDGSSSEHDNSSAEEDAVVKKAPVAAYQKQDSSDESSSDDDEPVAGQPKTVKNTSDSFEETNSDEDNSDSDSGADKGKAVAVSKKKVESSGDNCGEECSQSIVDCKCIFVPTLLVYLVIVLISTVVKPVFSQSIFKI